From one Triticum urartu cultivar G1812 chromosome 3, Tu2.1, whole genome shotgun sequence genomic stretch:
- the LOC125543796 gene encoding uncharacterized protein LOC125543796, whose product MERGESILDAVLDEETLDFGGDDVEMADAEAVETPIPEPPAVGAGAAGGGAQAGGLAGKKKKKRKSGRSKNRGRPDGPPTKIGDINRFVLDTCRRLKEKKSYLVWNAIGCLGVSAVSDLVREVEAIQKCGGQTIADGSRFRTGGGILWNILKSREPKAYKEIMVKGRELEKQFMYTKGRPQMSRNEDASSQGSVLVDEEIEAHDDPEHLVDAEEAPPSVDQAEPRRPVADRIRVPVAYDDLLEDGEIHKEQPQN is encoded by the exons atggaGAGGGGCGAGAGCATCCTGGATGCCGTGCTCGACGAGGAAACCCTAGATTTCGGCGGAGATGACGTCGAGATGGCTGACGCGGAGGCGGTGGAAACCCCCATCCCCGAACCCCCCGCCGTCGGAGCAGGAGCCGCTGGCGGTGGTGCGCAGGCGGGCGGACTGGCGggcaagaaaaagaagaagagaaagtcCGGGAGGAGTAAGAACAGGGGGAGGCCTGATGGGCCACCCACCAAGATCGGCGACATTAATCG TTTTGTACTTGACACGTGCAGACGCTTGAAGGAGAAAAAGTCATACCTTGTCTGGAATGCTATTGGCTGCCTTGGCGTTTCTGCTGTCAGTGATCTTGTCCGAGAG GTTGAGGCCATTCAGAAGTGTGGCGGGCAGACGATTGCTGATGGAAGTCGTTTCCGGACAGGTGGTGGAATCCTCTGGAACATCTTGAAATCACGAGAGCCAAAGGCATACAAGGAAATTATGGTGAAAGGAAGGGAGCTTGAG AAGCAGTTCATGTATACGAAAGGCAGACCACAGATGAGCAGAAATGAAGATGCAAGCTCACAGGGCAGCGTGCTAGTTGATGAGGAAATTGAAGCACATGATGACCCTGAGCACTTAGTCGATGCAGAGGAAGCACCTCCttctgttgatcaagctgaaccTCGTAGACCAGTAGCCGACAGGATTCGTGTGCCTGTTGCTTATGACGATCTTTTGGAGGATGGAGAGATACACAAAGAACAACCACAAAATTGA